From a region of the Rhodococcus sp. 4CII genome:
- a CDS encoding MarR family transcriptional regulator, protein MSFSHKEEFDVLHGVRIKGMAQPEEIATAVGLDPSLVERVLDDAVEKEHVRKRSGGRVQGYMLTAKGRERHEELRADNVPAQLDDLAAAYGEFLAPNRDFKAVTTKWQTEANGDPSVVLPELVAIDECVGKVLSLASNSVPRMQSYVPRFRAALDAFQRGETSALARPMSGSYHDVWMELHEDLLLVLGRERTHADE, encoded by the coding sequence ATGAGTTTCAGCCATAAGGAAGAATTCGACGTGCTCCACGGCGTCCGAATCAAGGGAATGGCCCAACCCGAGGAGATCGCCACGGCGGTCGGACTCGATCCTTCGCTTGTCGAGCGAGTGCTCGACGACGCGGTCGAGAAAGAACATGTGAGGAAGCGATCCGGAGGCCGCGTACAGGGATACATGCTGACGGCAAAGGGCCGTGAGCGGCACGAGGAACTGCGTGCCGACAATGTTCCGGCGCAACTCGATGATCTTGCCGCAGCCTATGGCGAATTTCTCGCCCCGAACCGCGACTTCAAAGCGGTGACGACCAAGTGGCAGACCGAGGCCAACGGCGACCCGTCGGTAGTTCTGCCGGAACTCGTCGCCATCGACGAGTGCGTCGGCAAGGTGTTGTCGCTGGCATCCAACTCTGTTCCCCGGATGCAATCCTACGTACCTCGATTCAGGGCTGCACTCGATGCTTTTCAGCGGGGCGAGACATCTGCATTGGCCCGGCCGATGTCAGGGTCGTACCACGACGTTTGGATGGAACTGCACGAGGATCTCCTGCTCGTCCTCGGCCGTGAGCGGACACACGCAGACGAGTAA
- a CDS encoding mycofactocin-coupled SDR family oxidoreductase, translated as MERLAGKVAFVSGAARGQGRSHAVRLAEEGADIIAVDSCADVHSAAYPMATRDEFDETVALVEKLDRRIVFRIADVRDNEAVAAALSDGVAELGRLDIVVANAGIVSNAPIADLGPGMWGDVVDINLTGVYNTARNAVPYLIEAGSGAMVFTGSALGTRPMQNSAHYVAAKAGVVGLMRALALELAPHLIRVNTVSPSMVNTKMIHNEAMYRLFLPDIETPTPKQAEEAFSISPMPFPWVEANDVSNAVAFLVSEEARYVTGQDLKIDCGFSLG; from the coding sequence ATGGAACGTCTTGCTGGAAAGGTCGCCTTCGTCAGCGGAGCGGCCCGTGGACAAGGCCGTAGTCATGCGGTCCGGCTCGCCGAGGAGGGAGCCGACATCATCGCTGTCGATTCGTGCGCTGACGTGCATTCCGCCGCTTACCCGATGGCCACCCGGGATGAATTCGATGAGACGGTCGCACTCGTGGAGAAGCTGGACAGGCGAATCGTGTTCCGAATCGCCGACGTTCGCGACAACGAGGCGGTCGCGGCGGCGCTGAGCGACGGTGTCGCAGAACTCGGTCGTCTCGACATAGTGGTCGCGAACGCTGGAATCGTCAGCAACGCCCCCATTGCCGATCTGGGACCTGGCATGTGGGGCGACGTAGTCGACATCAACTTGACCGGCGTGTACAACACTGCCCGCAACGCCGTGCCCTACCTGATTGAGGCTGGGTCGGGTGCAATGGTTTTCACCGGCTCGGCGCTGGGCACGCGTCCTATGCAAAACTCCGCTCACTACGTCGCCGCCAAGGCCGGTGTTGTGGGCCTGATGCGAGCATTGGCGCTCGAATTGGCACCGCACCTGATTCGCGTCAATACTGTCAGCCCGAGCATGGTAAACACGAAGATGATTCACAACGAGGCCATGTACCGTTTGTTCCTGCCTGACATCGAAACTCCCACACCGAAACAAGCGGAAGAGGCCTTCTCGATCAGCCCCATGCCTTTTCCATGGGTGGAAGCGAACGACGTGTCCAATGCGGTGGCGTTCCTAGTCAGTGAGGAGGCACGCTACGTGACAGGCCAGGATCTCAAGATTGATTGTGGCTTCAGCCTCGGCTGA
- a CDS encoding TetR/AcrR family transcriptional regulator produces MTREDKAVERRSRRGVDYVATQSTRVDARGEAHTGPRRELVEKQIFAQATRLFAERGFARTTLQDIADATGLTRPALYHYVANKDELLARLVSETTQTPADHLRKINDRLDLRPSERLRSMATTIALHQARNPNQFQLIVRSEAELPPYLARTFEQGRRQVLKEFIRVIEDGISAGELRPIDSRSAALGIIGMLNWIAWWHQPGNARNDETVAKQLGDMAGRSLERGHGSDGPVAEDGPARAIARLREDVDYLERLIAGAGRST; encoded by the coding sequence ATGACGCGCGAGGACAAAGCGGTTGAACGCAGATCCCGCCGCGGGGTCGATTACGTCGCGACGCAATCGACCCGCGTCGATGCGCGTGGCGAGGCCCACACTGGCCCACGCCGCGAACTTGTCGAAAAGCAGATCTTCGCTCAGGCCACGCGCTTGTTCGCCGAACGCGGATTCGCCAGAACCACATTGCAAGACATAGCCGACGCCACAGGTCTCACGCGCCCCGCGCTGTACCACTACGTTGCCAACAAGGATGAACTACTCGCGCGCCTAGTGTCCGAAACCACGCAAACTCCGGCCGATCACCTCCGAAAGATCAACGACCGCCTCGATCTCCGCCCCTCGGAAAGGCTTCGCAGTATGGCCACCACGATCGCCCTTCATCAAGCGCGGAATCCCAATCAATTCCAGCTTATCGTTCGATCCGAAGCCGAACTGCCCCCGTACCTCGCCAGAACATTCGAGCAGGGTCGACGTCAGGTACTAAAGGAATTCATTCGCGTTATCGAAGACGGCATCAGCGCCGGCGAATTAAGACCCATTGATTCCAGATCGGCAGCCCTGGGCATTATCGGCATGCTCAATTGGATAGCATGGTGGCACCAACCAGGGAACGCGCGCAACGACGAAACTGTCGCTAAACAACTCGGCGACATGGCCGGACGCTCCCTGGAGCGCGGCCACGGAAGCGACGGGCCAGTAGCGGAGGACGGCCCCGCCCGCGCAATTGCCAGACTCCGTGAAGACGTCGACTACCTCGAACGCCTAATTGCCGGGGCTGGCAGGTCAACGTAG